The following are from one region of the Coffea eugenioides isolate CCC68of chromosome 2, Ceug_1.0, whole genome shotgun sequence genome:
- the LOC113760238 gene encoding transcription factor bHLH18-like, with protein sequence MEDPFVDDQCDIMDYFDEDFTAGLGEDPESNLSAVSVMEAPPISIEIPAPQQSSNRCNSAATLENMPNHHNQPIILTFGNPSTPEINPQPLNLEDDRVVPEVLTSHDSCHILAERKRREQLSQGFVALSAIVPGLKKMDKTSVLGDAIIYLKHLQERVKTLEEQVAQQTMQSVVLVKRSQLLVEDEGSSDDTGGPDEQPLPEIEAKMCNRNILLRIHCEKHKGVLVQILSEVEKHNLAVMNTCVAPFGNLALDITIITEMEKEFSLTIQELVKILGSALHRGTVAD encoded by the exons ATGGAGGATCCATTTGTCGATGATCAATGTGATATCATGGACTATTTTGATGAAGATTTCACTGCTGGACTTGGAGAAGATCCGGAAAGCAATTTGTCTGCTGTTTCAGTCATGGAAGCTCCTCCAATCAGTATTGAAATCCCAGCACCACAGCAGAGTTCTAATCGCTGTAACTCGGCAGCCACCCTTGAAAACATGCCAAATCATCATAATCAGCCAATCATCCTTACTTTTGGGAATCCAAGCACGCCAGAAATAAATCCTCAACCATTAAATCTAGAGGATGATAGAGTCGTGCCTGAGGTTTTGACAtcccatg ATTCATGTCACATTTTAGCAGAAAGAAAGCGCCGCGAGCAGCTCAGCCAGGGATTTGTAGCTCTATCGGCCATTGTTCCCGGCCTCAAGAAG ATGGATAAAACTTCTGTTCTTGGAGATGCTATCATTTACTTGAAACATCTTCAGGAAAGAGTGAAGACGCTCGAGGAGCAAGTTGCGCAACAAACCATGCAATCTGTCGTTCTTGTGAAGAGATCACAGCTTTTAGTTGAAGATGAAGGATCTTCTGATGATACGGGCGGCCCTGATGAGCAGCCACTCCCGGAAATAGAGGCAAAAATGTGCAATAGGAACATTCTTCTCAGGATTCACTGCGAAAAGCATAAAGGGGTTCTGGTTCAAATTCTTTCCGAGGTAGAGAAACACAATCTTGCTGTCATGAACACGTGCGTGGCTCCGTTCGGAAATTTGGCTCTTGATATTACCATAATTACTGAG ATGGAAAAAGAATTCAGCCTGACGATACAAGAATTAGTTAAAATTCTTGGATCCGCTCTCCATCGGGGGACGGTGGCCGATTAA